From a region of the Streptacidiphilus albus JL83 genome:
- the lipB gene encoding lipoyl(octanoyl) transferase LipB, translated as MSSELRFVHLGIGERAVPYEEALAEQLRLHALRVADEIPDTVLLLEHLPVYTAGRRTRPEDRPLDGTPVVEVTRGGEITWHGPGQLIGYPIVKLAEPLDVVAYVRRLEEALIRACADFGVGTTRIEGRSGVWVLGQELPGAVVDEDKVVNIGALTLRMGAKLGLDPRLAGPEYAPSNAGQRGDDRKLTAIGVRVARGVTMHGFALNCDPDMTWFDRIIPCGIRDAGVGSLSTELGRDVPVAEALPVVERHLREVLQSSGTAAAAPRVEPAAV; from the coding sequence GTGAGCAGCGAGCTGCGTTTTGTGCACCTGGGGATAGGCGAGCGGGCAGTGCCGTACGAGGAGGCCCTGGCGGAGCAGCTGCGGCTGCACGCCCTCCGGGTGGCCGACGAGATCCCGGACACCGTCCTGCTGCTGGAGCACCTGCCGGTCTACACGGCCGGCCGGCGCACCCGCCCCGAGGACCGGCCGCTGGACGGCACCCCGGTGGTGGAGGTGACCCGGGGCGGCGAGATCACCTGGCACGGCCCCGGCCAGCTGATCGGCTACCCGATCGTCAAGCTCGCCGAACCGCTGGACGTGGTCGCCTACGTGCGCCGGCTGGAGGAGGCACTGATCCGAGCCTGCGCCGACTTCGGCGTCGGGACCACCCGGATCGAGGGGCGCAGCGGCGTCTGGGTACTCGGCCAGGAGCTGCCCGGCGCGGTCGTGGACGAGGACAAGGTCGTCAACATCGGCGCGCTCACCCTGCGGATGGGCGCCAAGCTGGGCCTGGACCCGCGCCTGGCCGGCCCCGAGTACGCGCCCTCCAACGCCGGGCAGCGCGGCGACGACCGCAAACTCACCGCCATCGGGGTGCGGGTCGCCCGGGGCGTGACCATGCACGGCTTCGCGCTCAACTGCGACCCCGACATGACCTGGTTCGACCGGATCATTCCCTGCGGCATCCGTGACGCGGGCGTCGGCTCGCTCAGCACCGAGCTGGGTCGGGACGTCCCGGTCGCCGAGGCGCTGCCGGTCGTGGAGCGGCACCTGCGCGAGGTGCTGCAGTCATCCGGCACGGCCGCCGCCGCGCCCCGGGTCGAGCCCGCCGCCGTCTGA
- the lipA gene encoding lipoyl synthase has translation MSAVAPDGRKMLRLEVRNSETPIERKPEWIKTRAKMGPEYTALQSLVKREGLHTVCQEAGCPNIFECWEDREATFLIGGDQCTRRCDFCQIDTGKPADFDRDEPRRVAESVLTMDLNYATITGVARDDLEDGGAWLYAETVRQIHAVTAGRETGRTGVELLIPDFNAVPEQLAEVFSSRPQVLAHNVETVPRIFKRIRPGFRYERSLKVITEARAVELVTKSNLILGMGETREEVSEALRDLHEAGCELITITQYLRPSPRHHPVERWVKPQEFVELQQEAEEIGFAGVMSGPLVRSSYRAGRLYRQALEHRSATATV, from the coding sequence GTGTCCGCTGTCGCGCCCGACGGCCGGAAGATGCTGCGTCTGGAGGTCCGCAACAGCGAGACCCCCATCGAGCGCAAGCCGGAGTGGATCAAAACCCGGGCGAAGATGGGTCCCGAGTACACCGCCCTCCAGTCCCTGGTGAAGCGCGAAGGCCTGCACACCGTGTGCCAGGAGGCCGGGTGTCCCAACATCTTCGAATGCTGGGAGGACCGCGAGGCCACCTTCCTCATCGGCGGCGACCAGTGCACCCGGCGCTGCGACTTCTGCCAGATCGACACCGGCAAGCCGGCCGACTTCGACCGTGACGAGCCGCGCCGGGTCGCCGAGTCCGTGCTGACCATGGACCTCAACTACGCCACCATCACCGGCGTGGCCCGCGACGACCTGGAGGACGGCGGCGCCTGGCTGTATGCCGAGACGGTCCGCCAGATCCACGCCGTGACCGCCGGCCGGGAGACCGGGCGCACCGGCGTCGAGCTGCTGATCCCCGACTTCAACGCGGTGCCGGAGCAGCTGGCCGAGGTCTTCTCCTCCCGCCCGCAGGTGCTGGCGCACAACGTCGAGACGGTGCCCCGGATCTTCAAGCGCATCCGCCCCGGCTTCCGCTACGAGCGCTCGCTCAAGGTGATCACCGAGGCCCGCGCGGTGGAGCTGGTCACCAAGTCGAACCTGATCCTGGGCATGGGCGAGACCCGCGAGGAGGTCAGCGAGGCGCTGCGGGACCTGCACGAGGCCGGCTGCGAGCTGATCACCATCACCCAGTACCTGCGCCCCTCGCCCAGGCACCACCCCGTGGAGCGCTGGGTCAAGCCGCAGGAGTTCGTCGAGCTGCAGCAGGAGGCCGAGGAGATCGGCTTCGCGGGCGTCATGTCCGGTCCACTGGTCCGCTCCTCCTACCGCGCCGGCCGCCTGTACCGGCAGGCACTGGAGCACCGGAGCGCGACCGCCACCGTCTGA
- a CDS encoding DUF4191 domain-containing protein, whose translation MARQETTDENPGRLKQIRLAYTMTKRVDPKIGLITAGIGIGTFAVLLIVGFAIGHPIYLGILGFVLGLLGAVIIFGRRAEKAAFGQMEGQPGAAAAVLNNIKRGWSVTPVVAATRQQDAIHRAVGRPGIVLVAEGNVNRLRPMLAEEKRKMNRVVGNVPVIDIIVGDGEGQIPLKKLHMHLTKMPRTLPASQVTQINDRLRALGDLMSNAPIPKGPMPKGARMPKGR comes from the coding sequence ATGGCGAGGCAGGAAACCACCGACGAAAACCCCGGACGGCTCAAGCAGATCCGTCTGGCGTACACCATGACCAAGCGGGTCGACCCGAAGATCGGTCTCATCACCGCCGGCATCGGGATCGGCACCTTCGCGGTGCTCCTCATTGTCGGCTTCGCGATCGGACACCCGATCTACCTGGGCATCCTGGGCTTCGTGCTCGGTCTGCTGGGTGCGGTCATCATCTTCGGCCGCAGGGCCGAGAAGGCCGCCTTCGGTCAGATGGAGGGCCAGCCCGGCGCTGCGGCGGCCGTGCTGAACAACATCAAGCGCGGCTGGAGCGTCACCCCCGTGGTGGCGGCGACCCGGCAGCAGGACGCGATCCACCGTGCGGTGGGGCGTCCCGGCATCGTGCTGGTGGCCGAGGGCAATGTGAACCGGCTGCGCCCGATGCTGGCCGAGGAGAAGCGGAAGATGAACCGGGTGGTCGGCAACGTCCCGGTGATCGACATCATCGTCGGCGACGGCGAGGGCCAGATCCCGCTGAAGAAGCTGCACATGCATCTGACCAAGATGCCGCGCACGCTCCCCGCCTCCCAGGTCACGCAGATCAACGACCGACTGCGTGCGTTGGGCGACCTGATGAGCAACGCGCCGATCCCGAAGGGTCCGATGCCCAAGGGCGCACGGATGCCCAAGGGACGCTGA
- a CDS encoding RDD family protein, which translates to MEDSRKILGSWIEGPQIDPERQGDDFGYRGRRLGLPEEGTGSIASTGRRLLAIVIDWWLCALIAYGLIAHRNPLAANYWTMFVFFVMSVLTLATIGSTPGKRLLGLRLIRLDGGRPSIPQVALRTVLLLLAIPALIWDRDGRGLHDKAVATVEVRI; encoded by the coding sequence GTGGAAGACAGCAGAAAGATTCTCGGCTCGTGGATCGAAGGCCCGCAGATAGACCCCGAGCGGCAGGGTGACGACTTCGGCTACCGGGGCCGCCGGCTGGGCCTGCCCGAGGAGGGCACCGGATCGATCGCGTCGACCGGCCGCCGACTGCTGGCGATCGTCATCGACTGGTGGCTCTGCGCGCTCATCGCCTACGGGCTGATCGCGCACCGCAACCCGCTCGCCGCCAACTACTGGACGATGTTCGTCTTCTTCGTCATGAGCGTGCTCACCCTGGCCACCATCGGCAGCACGCCCGGCAAGCGGCTGCTCGGCCTGCGGCTGATCCGGCTGGACGGCGGACGCCCGAGCATCCCGCAGGTGGCGCTGCGCACCGTGCTGCTGCTGCTGGCCATTCCGGCGCTGATCTGGGACCGCGACGGCCGCGGCCTGCACGACAAGGCCGTGGCCACCGTCGAGGTCCGGATCTGA
- the glnA gene encoding type I glutamate--ammonia ligase gives MFNNADEVSAYIRDNDVKFVDVRFCDLPGVMQHFTVPAEIFDPTETLMFDGSSIRGFQAIHESDMALVPDLSTARVDGFRKDSTLNINFFIHDPITGEQYSRDPRNVAKKAEAYLASSGIADTAYFGPEAEFYVFDDVRFETKQNKSFYEIDSEAGAWNTGRVEEGGNRGYKVRYKGGYFPAPPVDHFADLRAEMSLELAANGLQVERQHHEVGTAGQAEINYKFNTLLAAADDLMLFKYIIKNVAWRNGKTATFMPKPIFGDNGSGMHCHQSLWLDGTPLFYDEQGYAGLSDMARYYIGGLLKHAPSLLAFTNPTVNSYHRLVPGFEAPVNLVYSQRNRSAAIRIPITGANPKAKRIEFRAPDPSSNPYLAFSAMLMAGLDGVKNKIEPLEPVDKDLYELAPEEHASVPQVPATLPAVLEALEADHEYLLAGGVFTPDLIETWVDYKRTQEVLPISLRPHPHEFELYFDL, from the coding sequence ATGTTCAACAACGCCGACGAGGTGTCCGCCTACATTCGGGACAACGACGTCAAGTTCGTCGATGTCAGGTTCTGTGACCTGCCGGGCGTCATGCAGCACTTCACCGTCCCGGCGGAGATCTTCGACCCCACCGAGACCCTGATGTTCGACGGTTCCTCGATCCGGGGCTTCCAGGCCATCCACGAGTCCGACATGGCACTCGTCCCGGACCTCAGCACCGCACGCGTCGACGGCTTCCGCAAGGACTCCACCCTCAACATCAACTTCTTCATCCACGACCCGATCACCGGCGAGCAGTACAGCCGTGACCCGCGCAACGTGGCCAAGAAGGCCGAGGCGTACCTCGCCTCCTCCGGCATCGCCGACACCGCCTACTTCGGCCCCGAGGCGGAGTTCTACGTCTTCGACGACGTCCGCTTCGAGACGAAGCAGAACAAGTCCTTCTACGAGATCGACTCCGAGGCCGGCGCCTGGAACACCGGTCGCGTCGAGGAGGGCGGCAACCGCGGCTACAAGGTCCGCTACAAGGGCGGCTACTTCCCGGCCCCGCCGGTGGACCACTTCGCCGACCTGCGCGCCGAGATGTCGCTGGAGCTCGCCGCCAACGGGCTGCAGGTCGAGCGGCAGCACCACGAGGTCGGCACGGCCGGCCAGGCCGAGATCAACTACAAGTTCAACACCCTGCTGGCCGCCGCCGACGACCTGATGCTGTTCAAGTACATCATCAAGAACGTCGCCTGGCGGAACGGCAAGACCGCGACCTTCATGCCCAAGCCGATCTTCGGCGACAACGGCTCCGGCATGCACTGCCACCAGTCCCTGTGGCTGGACGGCACCCCGCTCTTCTACGACGAGCAGGGCTACGCCGGGCTCTCGGACATGGCCCGCTACTACATCGGCGGCCTGCTCAAGCACGCCCCCTCGCTGCTCGCCTTCACCAACCCGACGGTGAACTCGTACCACCGCCTGGTCCCCGGCTTCGAGGCCCCGGTCAACCTGGTGTACTCGCAGCGCAACCGCTCGGCCGCGATCCGCATCCCGATCACCGGCGCCAACCCCAAGGCCAAGCGCATCGAGTTCCGCGCGCCGGACCCGTCCTCCAACCCGTACCTCGCCTTCTCGGCGATGCTGATGGCGGGCCTCGACGGCGTGAAGAACAAGATCGAGCCGCTGGAGCCGGTCGACAAGGACCTCTACGAGCTCGCCCCGGAGGAGCACGCCTCCGTCCCGCAGGTCCCGGCCACCCTCCCGGCCGTCCTGGAGGCCCTGGAGGCCGACCACGAGTACCTCCTGGCCGGCGGCGTCTTCACCCCGGACCTGATCGAGACCTGGGTCGACTACAAGCGCACCCAGGAGGTCCTCCCGATCTCCCTCCGCCCCCACCCGCACGAGTTCGAGCTGTACTTCGACTTGTAA
- a CDS encoding ExeA family protein produces MIERLQQYFGFTKMPFGKSLAPGALHRHGAHAEAVARISWAVAERAIGVVTGEVGAGKTVAVRAALAALDPVRHQVIYLGNPAVGSRGIHRAIVSALGGSPHPHTAALIPQAADALATERAERGRVPVLVLDEAHLLSHDQLESVRMLTNQDMDSASPFACLLIGQPTLRRRIKMGTMAALDQRIALRFAMPPMTGEETGSYLKHHLALAGRSDPLFSDDAVQLIHTTGRGLPRAVNNLAVQALLDVFVQNKTIVDEASARAAVAEVTTE; encoded by the coding sequence GTGATCGAGCGCCTGCAGCAGTACTTCGGCTTCACCAAGATGCCGTTCGGCAAGAGCCTGGCCCCTGGGGCTCTGCACCGTCACGGCGCGCATGCTGAGGCGGTGGCCCGGATCAGCTGGGCGGTCGCGGAGCGCGCGATCGGGGTGGTCACCGGGGAGGTCGGCGCGGGCAAGACCGTCGCTGTCCGCGCCGCCCTGGCAGCTCTGGACCCGGTCCGCCATCAGGTCATCTACCTGGGCAACCCCGCCGTGGGCTCGCGCGGGATCCACCGCGCGATCGTCTCCGCGCTGGGCGGCAGCCCGCACCCGCATACTGCCGCGCTGATCCCGCAGGCCGCCGACGCGCTGGCCACCGAACGCGCCGAGCGCGGCCGCGTCCCCGTCCTGGTGCTCGACGAGGCCCACCTGCTGAGCCACGACCAGTTGGAGTCGGTGCGGATGCTCACCAACCAGGACATGGACTCCGCGTCGCCGTTCGCCTGCCTGCTGATCGGCCAGCCCACCCTGCGCAGGAGAATCAAGATGGGCACCATGGCCGCGCTGGACCAGCGGATCGCGCTGCGGTTCGCGATGCCCCCGATGACCGGCGAGGAGACCGGCAGCTACCTCAAACACCACCTCGCCCTGGCCGGCCGGTCCGACCCGCTGTTCTCCGATGACGCCGTCCAACTGATCCACACCACCGGGCGCGGACTGCCCCGCGCGGTCAACAATCTTGCCGTCCAGGCCCTGCTCGACGTCTTCGTCCAGAACAAGACCATCGTCGACGAGGCGTCAGCACGCGCCGCTGTCGCCGAAGTCACGACAGAGTGA
- a CDS encoding DDE-type integrase/transposase/recombinase, whose amino-acid sequence MASQYEEEMRKRAERARLVGLFRYGVVQDALDPALSAKQRGVLVREIAALTHVGLDGEPVQVARGTLDRWIRSWRVGGFEALVPNAMRVAARTPAEVLELAAGLKRENPGRTAVQVARVLRAHSGWAPSERTLQRHFVRLGLDQLGQDRPKEVFGRFEASRPNELWVGDALHGPLVAGRKTILFAFLDDHSRAVMAARFGFVEDTVRLAVALRPALASRGVPEGVYLDNGSPFVDSWLMRACAVLGVKLVHSRPGRPEGRGKIERYFRTVRGQFLIETADLADRPADQAAAALAEMNRKFTAWVETEYHPRKHSETGQGPLARWQEGWEKGQGPRLPHPDLLREAFLWSEWRNVSKTATVRLQSNSYQVEPALAGRKVELVFDPFDLENIEVRHGSRSFGAATPFEIRRHSHPKARPELPPEQPAAATGVNYLALLDAAHQEQLAGRINYKALLHEDSDSDSDSDSDSDSDSEGDHRAG is encoded by the coding sequence GTGGCATCGCAGTACGAGGAAGAGATGCGCAAGCGCGCGGAGCGGGCCCGCCTGGTGGGTCTGTTCCGTTACGGGGTGGTCCAGGACGCGCTGGACCCGGCGCTGTCGGCCAAGCAGCGCGGAGTGCTGGTGCGCGAGATCGCCGCGTTGACCCATGTCGGCCTGGACGGGGAGCCGGTGCAGGTGGCGCGGGGCACCTTGGACCGGTGGATCCGCTCCTGGCGGGTGGGCGGCTTCGAGGCGCTGGTCCCGAACGCGATGCGGGTCGCGGCCAGGACGCCGGCCGAGGTGCTGGAGTTGGCGGCGGGCTTGAAGCGGGAGAACCCCGGGCGCACGGCGGTGCAGGTCGCGCGGGTGCTGCGGGCGCACTCGGGGTGGGCGCCCTCGGAGCGCACCTTGCAGCGGCACTTCGTGCGCCTGGGCCTGGACCAGCTCGGCCAGGACCGGCCGAAGGAGGTCTTCGGCCGGTTCGAGGCCTCGCGCCCGAACGAGCTGTGGGTCGGTGACGCATTGCACGGACCGCTGGTCGCCGGGCGCAAGACGATCCTGTTCGCGTTCCTGGACGACCACTCCCGGGCGGTGATGGCGGCCCGGTTCGGCTTCGTTGAGGACACCGTGCGCCTGGCGGTCGCGCTTCGTCCCGCGTTGGCGTCCCGGGGTGTCCCCGAAGGGGTCTATCTGGACAACGGGTCGCCGTTCGTGGACTCCTGGCTGATGCGGGCCTGCGCTGTCCTGGGGGTCAAGCTGGTCCACTCGCGACCCGGTCGACCGGAGGGCCGGGGCAAGATCGAACGCTATTTCCGCACGGTTCGGGGCCAGTTCCTGATCGAGACCGCAGACCTGGCCGACCGGCCCGCCGACCAGGCCGCAGCGGCATTGGCGGAGATGAACCGGAAGTTCACGGCCTGGGTGGAGACCGAGTACCACCCGCGCAAGCACTCCGAGACCGGTCAAGGACCACTCGCCCGCTGGCAGGAGGGCTGGGAGAAGGGCCAGGGCCCGCGGCTGCCGCATCCGGACCTGCTGCGGGAGGCGTTCTTGTGGTCCGAGTGGCGCAACGTGTCCAAGACTGCGACCGTGCGCCTGCAGTCCAACTCCTACCAGGTCGAACCCGCTCTGGCGGGACGCAAGGTCGAGCTGGTCTTCGACCCCTTCGACCTGGAGAACATCGAGGTCCGCCACGGGAGCCGCAGCTTCGGCGCCGCGACGCCCTTCGAGATCCGCCGCCACTCCCACCCCAAGGCCCGCCCCGAACTCCCACCCGAACAGCCCGCCGCCGCGACCGGGGTCAACTACCTCGCCCTGCTGGACGCCGCCCACCAGGAACAACTCGCCGGACGCATCAACTACAAGGCCCTCCTCCACGAAGACAGCGACAGCGACAGCGACAGCGACAGCGACAGCGACAGCGACAGCGAAGGGGATCACCGTGCCGGTTGA
- a CDS encoding DNA alkylation repair protein → MTRSNTTEITIYSCRDEDFFIRKAIGWALRQYAKTDPLAVHAYIDRERGRLSPLSVSEARKRGPEPEKAKNKKKRKKS, encoded by the coding sequence CTGACCAGGAGCAACACCACCGAGATCACGATCTACAGCTGCCGTGACGAGGACTTCTTCATTCGGAAGGCGATCGGCTGGGCGCTGCGGCAGTACGCCAAGACCGACCCGCTCGCCGTCCACGCCTACATCGACCGGGAGCGGGGACGACTGTCGCCGCTCTCGGTAAGCGAGGCACGCAAGCGCGGCCCGGAACCGGAGAAGGCGAAGAACAAGAAGAAAAGGAAGAAAAGCTGA
- a CDS encoding IS701 family transposase translates to MTQHQYAAAAAPTIAHDWHRELFEDLMGAVASGFPRRETRSTFRQLAEGLLMELENVNCWTLAEAIGHSGPHRLQHLLSRASWDDEAVLDAAAAWAVAALDDGDAVLIADETGDAKSSTDAVGAAHQYSGSLGGIGLCQVAVHLTYATSRGHTIVDRVHYLGRQWAADEERREHTGVPEELMFATKTAQAQAMLEKAHAAGVRASFFAGDEVYGAKALRTTCRRLGLGYAVAVRSSHHLTLPSGARLSAAKAKALVPKGAWQRMRTGTGSKGARDYDWAMLDVHPDDTPADHAEGGVSVLLARRHRYTGTVSYYRCWSPIPASLARLVGIVCLRWKIEEDFQAAKNTVGLDKGQVTTWTSWHRWSTAALVAYAFLAVATALEAGEPTPAGLELVPLSSFELLRLLRLLILPTPRRDAGHVLRWSAWRRRHQHRARACHQRWHAYADSTP, encoded by the coding sequence GTGACTCAACATCAGTACGCGGCGGCTGCCGCGCCGACGATAGCGCATGACTGGCACCGTGAGCTCTTCGAGGACCTCATGGGCGCTGTGGCCAGCGGTTTTCCCCGCCGGGAGACGCGTTCGACGTTCCGCCAGCTCGCCGAGGGGCTGCTGATGGAACTGGAGAACGTCAACTGCTGGACCCTGGCCGAGGCGATCGGCCACAGCGGCCCACACCGCCTGCAGCACCTGCTCTCCCGCGCGAGCTGGGACGACGAAGCGGTGCTGGACGCGGCCGCCGCCTGGGCCGTCGCCGCGCTGGACGACGGCGACGCGGTGCTGATCGCGGACGAGACCGGCGACGCGAAGTCCTCCACCGACGCGGTCGGCGCCGCCCACCAGTACTCCGGCTCGCTCGGCGGGATCGGCCTGTGCCAGGTCGCCGTCCACCTCACCTACGCCACCAGCCGCGGCCACACCATCGTCGACCGCGTCCACTACCTCGGCCGTCAGTGGGCCGCCGACGAGGAGCGTCGCGAACACACGGGCGTGCCAGAGGAGTTGATGTTCGCAACCAAGACCGCCCAGGCCCAGGCCATGCTGGAGAAGGCGCACGCCGCCGGGGTCCGCGCGAGCTTCTTCGCCGGGGACGAGGTCTACGGCGCCAAGGCCCTGCGGACCACCTGCCGCCGGCTCGGCCTCGGCTACGCAGTCGCGGTCCGCAGCAGCCACCACCTCACCCTGCCCTCGGGCGCCAGGCTGTCCGCCGCCAAGGCGAAAGCCCTGGTCCCCAAGGGGGCCTGGCAGCGGATGCGCACCGGAACCGGCAGCAAGGGCGCACGCGACTACGACTGGGCCATGCTCGACGTCCACCCCGACGACACCCCCGCCGACCACGCGGAAGGCGGGGTCTCGGTGCTGCTGGCCCGCCGCCACCGCTACACCGGAACCGTCTCCTACTACCGTTGCTGGAGCCCGATACCGGCGAGCCTGGCGCGGCTGGTGGGCATCGTGTGCCTGCGCTGGAAGATCGAGGAAGACTTCCAAGCCGCGAAGAACACCGTCGGCCTGGACAAAGGCCAGGTCACCACCTGGACCAGCTGGCACCGCTGGTCCACCGCCGCCCTGGTCGCCTACGCATTCCTCGCCGTCGCCACCGCCCTCGAAGCAGGCGAACCCACACCCGCCGGGCTCGAGCTGGTCCCACTCAGCAGCTTCGAACTCCTGCGCCTGCTCCGGCTACTGATCCTCCCCACGCCCCGCCGGGACGCCGGCCACGTCCTGCGCTGGTCCGCCTGGCGACGCCGCCACCAACACCGCGCCCGCGCCTGCCACCAACGCTGGCACGCCTACGCCGACAGCACCCCATGA
- a CDS encoding histone-like nucleoid-structuring protein Lsr2 gives MAQKVVVELLDDLDGSEAVETIVFALNGQSYEIDLGEKNAGKFRKALAPFVEAGRKQGGAKRGKTRVSVRSGGQPNPVVVRAWASSQGIEVAARGRVPAEVITKYQAAH, from the coding sequence GTGGCACAAAAGGTTGTAGTTGAACTCCTGGATGACCTGGACGGCTCCGAGGCCGTCGAGACCATCGTCTTTGCCCTCAACGGTCAGTCATACGAGATCGACCTCGGCGAGAAGAACGCAGGCAAGTTCCGTAAGGCCCTCGCCCCGTTCGTGGAGGCCGGACGTAAGCAGGGCGGCGCGAAGCGTGGAAAGACCCGGGTATCCGTTCGCTCCGGCGGTCAGCCGAACCCGGTAGTGGTGCGAGCATGGGCGTCTTCTCAGGGCATCGAGGTGGCCGCGAGGGGCCGGGTGCCGGCCGAGGTCATCACGAAGTATCAGGCGGCCCACTGA
- a CDS encoding acyl-CoA thioesterase, whose protein sequence is MTRISFSDDGYGDYWDAVIESTEKLDLRSKESVYAEVSFYHAVQRYDIDASGMCSPAALWRWFEEAEGALLERVGLEPGFCFRLLAVHQEMDYRRRLRHADEVQIRLAIAGVGRSTVCYRLRAEHDGQICMSGRTVRVLVDPATGGCQPWPDMVRTLLTRSPDSDDRAR, encoded by the coding sequence ATGACGAGAATCAGTTTCAGTGATGACGGTTACGGCGACTACTGGGATGCCGTGATTGAATCTACGGAGAAGCTCGATCTGCGCTCCAAGGAATCCGTATATGCGGAAGTCAGCTTCTATCACGCCGTCCAGAGGTACGACATCGACGCATCTGGGATGTGCAGCCCGGCCGCCTTATGGCGCTGGTTCGAGGAAGCTGAAGGTGCCCTTTTGGAAAGGGTGGGACTGGAGCCAGGCTTCTGTTTCCGGCTCCTGGCCGTGCACCAGGAAATGGACTACCGTCGCCGACTCCGCCACGCGGATGAGGTGCAGATCCGTCTGGCAATCGCCGGCGTGGGACGCTCTACCGTCTGCTACCGACTGCGGGCCGAGCACGATGGTCAGATATGTATGTCCGGCCGGACCGTACGCGTGCTCGTCGATCCGGCAACAGGCGGCTGCCAGCCGTGGCCGGACATGGTGCGCACTCTTCTCACGCGGTCGCCGGACAGCGATGATCGCGCACGGTAG
- a CDS encoding DNA alkylation repair protein, with amino-acid sequence MTRLVKLYSAAADPEQAVAQSAYLRNRFTHLGIPTPQRRALSREALEGLPLPEEADCIAVAQRCWELPEREYHYFAVDYLRGHVDRCSAELLPVLRQLIVTHSWWDTVDHLAANVVGPLVAADPALVKAMDKWIRDENLWLNRAALIHQLGYGEATDPERLFSYCSIQARDEHGSCRS; translated from the coding sequence ATGACCAGGCTGGTCAAGCTCTACAGCGCCGCCGCCGACCCCGAGCAGGCTGTCGCGCAGTCCGCCTACCTGCGCAATCGCTTCACTCACCTCGGCATCCCCACCCCGCAGCGCCGCGCCCTCTCGCGCGAGGCGCTGGAGGGACTCCCGCTGCCGGAGGAGGCCGACTGCATCGCGGTGGCCCAGCGCTGCTGGGAGCTCCCTGAACGGGAGTACCACTACTTCGCCGTCGACTACCTGCGCGGCCACGTGGACCGTTGCTCGGCCGAACTGCTCCCGGTTCTCCGCCAACTGATCGTCACCCACTCCTGGTGGGACACCGTCGACCACCTCGCCGCCAACGTGGTCGGACCGCTGGTGGCCGCCGATCCGGCTCTGGTCAAGGCCATGGACAAGTGGATCCGTGACGAGAACCTCTGGCTCAACCGCGCCGCGCTGATCCACCAACTCGGCTATGGCGAGGCGACAGACCCGGAGCGCCTGTTCAGCTACTGCTCGATCCAGGCCCGGGACGAGCACGGCAGCTGTAGATCGTGA
- a CDS encoding IS5 family transposase — translation MERRAYPSDLTDDQWGLIEPMITSWKLERVARSATGDPGSCDLREVVNALFYQNRTGCQWRYLPHDLPAWSAVFYYFTQWRRDGLDQRIQELLRCQVRERARRLEDPSLVVLDTQSLRAAAGVPRTTTGLDAAKRTPGRKRGLAVDVMGLIIGVVVLPASAHENTAGIALLDQAAERCGNRLEKALVDQGFKDAVIIHGAVLGITVDVVKRNPEDKGFVPQPKRWVVEQVNGTLILHRRLVREYDHRPENSTARVYWAAIANMARRLTVPACPWRDLELAA, via the coding sequence ATGGAACGTCGGGCGTATCCGAGTGATCTGACGGATGATCAGTGGGGTTTGATCGAGCCGATGATCACGTCGTGGAAGCTGGAGCGGGTGGCGCGGTCGGCGACCGGGGACCCGGGGTCGTGCGATCTGCGGGAAGTCGTGAACGCGCTGTTCTACCAGAACCGGACGGGTTGCCAGTGGCGGTATCTGCCGCATGACCTGCCGGCCTGGTCGGCGGTGTTCTACTACTTCACCCAGTGGCGCAGGGACGGCCTGGACCAGCGGATCCAGGAACTGCTGCGCTGCCAGGTCCGGGAGCGGGCGCGCCGATTAGAGGACCCGTCCCTGGTGGTCCTGGACACCCAGTCGCTGCGGGCGGCTGCCGGGGTGCCCAGGACGACTACGGGACTGGACGCGGCGAAGAGGACTCCGGGACGCAAGCGTGGGCTGGCTGTGGACGTGATGGGGCTGATCATCGGCGTGGTGGTGCTGCCGGCCTCGGCCCACGAGAACACCGCCGGAATCGCCCTGCTGGACCAGGCCGCCGAGCGCTGTGGCAACCGCCTGGAGAAGGCGCTGGTCGACCAGGGCTTCAAGGACGCCGTGATCATCCACGGTGCGGTGCTGGGCATCACAGTCGACGTCGTCAAGCGCAACCCCGAGGACAAGGGCTTCGTTCCGCAGCCCAAGAGGTGGGTGGTCGAGCAGGTCAACGGCACGTTGATATTGCACCGGCGACTGGTGCGCGAGTACGACCACCGTCCCGAGAACTCCACGGCCCGTGTCTACTGGGCGGCCATCGCGAACATGGCCCGCCGGCTCACGGTCCCCGCCTGCCCCTGGCGCGACCTCGAGCTGGCCGCGTGA